The following are encoded together in the Mycolicibacterium arabiense genome:
- a CDS encoding M28 family peptidase, whose amino-acid sequence MRVAACVAVLALVLAGCTTQRVAEPPVDLAGDLADEVTVDGMYTHLERLTDVANAHDGSRADGTPGYDASIDYVAGVLRDNGFDVQTSKFERMVLASPGKPTLTVGGRGHPVDQASLLTQTPRGGLSAQTVRPRRPAGCTAADYGTATVRGALVVVDDTGCSVVDKQKTATTAGAVGVLVVSDSGRPGLFTPGYYQQLQAPVAVIGRDVDAQIRRTSAPVRLVLDARAATVTSRNVLAQTKTGDAGRVIMAGARLDSGPDSPGINDDGSGVAALLETAARLGSSPGVANAVRFAFWGAGAAGQEGSSKYVAGLGVEGVRDVALYLNVEPIGSVNAGYFTYDGDQSGQPNPQVPAASVPGGSAGIERTLAGYLNLAGKRPADQPLGRSGDYAPFMAAGVPIGGLTTGTTGRKTEVQARLWGGQAGRPFDPNTRTARDTIVNVDRDTLGITGPAVAFAIGTYAQSVEGPNGLPPRN is encoded by the coding sequence GTGAGAGTTGCCGCGTGCGTGGCAGTCCTGGCGCTGGTGCTCGCGGGGTGTACGACACAGCGCGTCGCCGAGCCGCCCGTCGACCTGGCCGGTGATCTCGCCGACGAGGTGACGGTCGATGGCATGTACACCCACCTGGAGCGTCTGACCGACGTCGCGAACGCCCACGACGGCAGCAGGGCCGACGGGACCCCAGGCTACGACGCGAGCATCGACTACGTCGCAGGGGTGTTGCGCGACAACGGATTCGACGTCCAAACCTCCAAGTTCGAGCGGATGGTCCTCGCATCGCCTGGCAAGCCGACGTTGACCGTCGGCGGCAGGGGCCATCCGGTCGACCAGGCGTCGCTGCTGACCCAGACGCCGCGCGGCGGGCTCAGCGCCCAGACGGTGCGGCCCCGCCGGCCTGCCGGATGCACGGCGGCAGACTACGGAACCGCGACCGTGCGCGGTGCGCTCGTCGTCGTGGACGACACCGGGTGCTCGGTGGTGGACAAGCAGAAGACTGCCACCACGGCGGGTGCGGTCGGGGTACTCGTCGTCAGCGACTCCGGACGGCCCGGTCTGTTCACTCCCGGCTACTACCAGCAGCTCCAGGCGCCGGTGGCGGTGATCGGCAGGGACGTCGACGCGCAGATACGCCGCACCTCGGCGCCCGTCCGCCTAGTCCTCGACGCCAGAGCGGCCACGGTGACCTCGCGGAACGTGTTGGCACAGACCAAGACCGGCGACGCCGGCCGCGTGATCATGGCGGGCGCGCGGCTCGACTCGGGGCCCGACAGCCCCGGTATCAACGACGACGGTTCGGGGGTCGCTGCGCTGCTGGAGACGGCCGCCCGGCTCGGCTCGTCACCCGGGGTCGCGAACGCCGTGCGGTTCGCATTCTGGGGCGCGGGTGCGGCAGGCCAGGAGGGTTCGTCGAAGTACGTGGCGGGCCTCGGTGTCGAGGGTGTGAGAGACGTTGCGCTATATCTGAACGTCGAGCCGATCGGGTCGGTCAACGCGGGCTACTTCACCTACGACGGAGATCAGTCGGGCCAACCCAATCCGCAGGTGCCCGCCGCGTCCGTGCCCGGGGGATCGGCGGGGATCGAGCGCACGCTCGCCGGGTACCTGAACCTCGCGGGCAAGCGGCCAGCCGACCAACCCCTCGGCCGCTCAGGCGATTACGCGCCGTTCATGGCGGCGGGTGTGCCGATCGGCGGTCTGACGACGGGCACTACGGGGCGCAAGACCGAGGTGCAGGCGCGGCTGTGGGGCGGTCAGGCCGGGCGGCCGTTCGACCCCAACACCCGGACCGCGCGCGACACGATCGTCAACGTCGACCGCGACACGCTCGGGATCACCGGCCCGGCCGTGGCATTCGCGATCGGCACCTACGCCCAGTCGGTCGAGGGCCCCAACGGCTTGCCGCCGCGCAACTGA
- a CDS encoding M28 family metallopeptidase — translation MRRTSRTALLTLTVATTVLAGCGQSSNPQAAPSAPPAQAAPAVDFAVEQQNKVTVDAMMAHLGKLQEIANANDGNRALGTKGYAASVDYVAGVLRDKGFDVTTDEFDVRLPFADEPSLSVGGTGVKASPLNYTIGTPPAGVNGPLLPARIDETPGCAPADYEGLNVRGAVVLVDRGACPFGAKQKVAADLGAVAMIVVNNVDGEESIGATLGATTDVKIPVVGVTKAEGARLRENPANTTLQMNAGVRVDKTRNVVAQTKTGDTSNVVMAGAHLDSVREGPGINDNGTGVAAVLETAVQLGSSPPTRNAVRFAFWGAEEEGLVGSTKYVQGLDVEALKDIALYLNFDMLGSPNPGYFTYDGDQSAPPTPAVPRVPEGSAGIERTLADYLDNAGKPAQDTDFNGRSDYDAFTQAGIPAGGLFAGAEDNKSVEQADLWGGQGDKPFDPNYHKPGDTIENIDRTALEIQGRGVAYAVGLYAQDESGRNGVPPREDRTRHVVKEQ, via the coding sequence ATGCGGCGGACATCTCGAACGGCACTCCTGACCCTGACGGTGGCGACGACGGTGCTCGCGGGATGTGGGCAGTCGTCGAACCCGCAGGCGGCGCCGAGCGCCCCGCCCGCTCAGGCCGCACCGGCCGTGGACTTCGCCGTCGAGCAGCAGAACAAGGTGACCGTCGATGCGATGATGGCGCACCTCGGCAAGCTGCAGGAGATCGCCAACGCCAACGACGGCAACCGCGCCCTCGGTACCAAGGGTTATGCCGCCAGCGTCGACTACGTGGCGGGCGTGTTGCGGGACAAGGGTTTCGACGTCACGACCGACGAGTTCGACGTGCGGCTGCCGTTCGCCGACGAACCCTCGCTGTCGGTGGGCGGGACGGGCGTGAAGGCCTCGCCGCTGAACTACACGATCGGCACCCCGCCCGCAGGTGTCAACGGACCGCTGCTGCCCGCCCGCATCGACGAGACGCCAGGATGCGCACCCGCGGACTACGAGGGACTCAACGTGCGGGGCGCCGTCGTGCTCGTCGACCGCGGCGCATGTCCGTTCGGCGCGAAGCAGAAGGTGGCCGCCGACCTCGGTGCGGTCGCGATGATCGTCGTCAACAACGTCGACGGCGAGGAGAGCATCGGCGCCACGCTGGGCGCCACCACCGACGTCAAGATCCCGGTCGTCGGCGTCACCAAGGCCGAGGGCGCCCGTCTGCGGGAGAACCCCGCGAACACCACGCTGCAGATGAATGCGGGCGTGCGCGTCGACAAGACCCGCAACGTCGTGGCGCAGACCAAGACCGGTGACACCTCGAACGTCGTCATGGCCGGAGCCCACCTGGATTCGGTGCGCGAGGGGCCGGGCATCAACGACAACGGCACCGGAGTGGCCGCGGTGCTGGAAACCGCGGTGCAGCTGGGTAGTTCGCCGCCCACGCGCAACGCCGTGCGGTTCGCATTCTGGGGCGCGGAGGAAGAGGGCCTCGTCGGCTCGACGAAGTACGTCCAAGGCCTCGACGTCGAGGCGCTCAAGGACATCGCGCTGTACCTGAACTTCGACATGCTCGGCTCCCCGAATCCCGGTTACTTCACCTACGACGGCGACCAGTCGGCGCCGCCGACGCCGGCCGTGCCGCGGGTGCCGGAGGGGTCGGCGGGCATCGAGCGGACGCTGGCCGACTACCTCGACAATGCGGGAAAGCCCGCGCAGGACACCGACTTCAACGGCCGCTCGGACTACGACGCGTTCACCCAGGCGGGCATCCCCGCAGGCGGGTTGTTCGCGGGCGCCGAGGACAACAAGTCCGTCGAGCAGGCCGACCTGTGGGGCGGGCAGGGCGACAAGCCGTTCGACCCGAACTACCACAAGCCCGGTGACACCATCGAGAACATCGACCGCACGGCACTGGAGATCCAGGGGCGCGGTGTCGCATACGCCGTCGGCCTCTACGCACAGGACGAATCGGGTCGCAACGGCGTCCCGCCCCGCGAGGACCGCACGCGGCACGTGGTGAAGGAACAGTGA
- a CDS encoding ABC transporter permease subunit yields the protein MTALAALNAERIKLTTIRSPLWSALAAAVLSLAVAVLQGATAYGAAGLAPSQAAMGVAVFGVPLLMVVSAMTVTGEYRSGTIRTTFAGTPNRTLVLVSKAVVAAGFSAACAAVLTVAAVVLARLAADPLLGAQLSLARAEVWGLVVALAVFAGVAAVLGVAVGALLRHAAGAVAVLLLWPLVVEPIVGNLPSLGARVGPWLPFNNAFVFADVQWLYSSYDMPWGPFGSLVYFVLVAAAVFVAATVVVNRRDA from the coding sequence ATGACTGCCCTGGCCGCGCTGAACGCCGAGCGGATCAAGCTCACCACCATCCGGTCGCCGCTGTGGTCGGCCCTGGCCGCGGCGGTGCTGAGCCTCGCGGTGGCCGTGCTGCAGGGGGCGACGGCATACGGAGCAGCGGGTCTGGCGCCCTCGCAGGCGGCGATGGGCGTCGCCGTGTTTGGCGTGCCGCTGCTGATGGTGGTGTCGGCGATGACCGTCACCGGGGAATACCGGTCCGGAACCATCCGGACCACGTTCGCGGGCACGCCGAACCGGACACTGGTGCTCGTGTCGAAAGCAGTTGTCGCGGCCGGGTTCTCCGCTGCCTGCGCCGCGGTGCTCACGGTCGCCGCGGTGGTGCTGGCGCGGCTGGCGGCCGACCCGCTGCTCGGAGCCCAGCTCTCGCTGGCCAGGGCGGAGGTCTGGGGCCTGGTCGTCGCGCTCGCGGTGTTCGCCGGTGTCGCCGCCGTCCTCGGCGTGGCCGTCGGGGCGCTGCTGCGGCACGCGGCGGGTGCGGTGGCGGTGCTGCTGCTGTGGCCGCTGGTCGTCGAACCGATCGTGGGTAACCTGCCGAGCCTCGGCGCGCGCGTCGGCCCATGGCTGCCGTTCAACAACGCGTTCGTCTTCGCCGACGTGCAGTGGCTCTACTCGAGCTACGACATGCCGTGGGGACCGTTCGGGTCGCTGGTGTACTTCGTCCTGGTGGCCGCCGCGGTCTTCGTCGCCGCCACCGTCGTGGTGAACAGGCGCGACGCGTGA
- a CDS encoding ABC transporter ATP-binding protein → MIELVGLTKVYGRTRAVDDLTVSIEPGVVTGFLGPNGAGKTTTMRMILGLDRPTSGMATIGGKQYRELTDPLRKVGALLDAKQVHPGRSARDHLRWIAASNRIPVARVDEVLEIVGLDSVGDKHAGALSLGMGQRLGIAAALLGDPPVLLFDEPVNGLDPEGIRWVRTLMRALAAEGRTVFVSSHLLAEMANTADRLVVIGRGKLIASTTVAEFVSGSGAAAVRVRSPRLDALAELLTAAGVDASLEPDGLALSVRGAAIEVVGELAARNAITLHELSTQRASLEEAYLKLTDDDVEYRTVDR, encoded by the coding sequence GTGATCGAACTCGTCGGGCTGACCAAGGTGTACGGCCGGACCCGTGCCGTCGACGATCTCACCGTCTCGATCGAACCGGGCGTCGTCACCGGGTTCCTCGGGCCCAACGGGGCGGGCAAGACCACCACGATGCGGATGATCCTCGGCCTGGACCGCCCGACGTCCGGCATGGCGACCATCGGTGGCAAGCAGTACCGCGAGCTGACCGATCCGCTGCGGAAGGTCGGCGCCCTGCTCGACGCCAAGCAGGTGCACCCCGGCAGGTCGGCGCGGGATCACCTGCGCTGGATCGCCGCCTCCAATCGCATCCCGGTCGCTCGCGTCGACGAGGTGCTCGAGATCGTCGGGCTGGACTCGGTCGGCGACAAGCATGCGGGCGCGCTGTCGCTCGGCATGGGGCAGCGGCTGGGCATCGCCGCCGCGCTGCTCGGTGATCCGCCGGTGCTGCTGTTCGACGAGCCGGTCAACGGTCTCGATCCGGAGGGCATCCGATGGGTGCGAACCCTGATGCGGGCGTTGGCCGCCGAGGGCCGCACGGTGTTCGTGTCGAGCCACCTGCTCGCCGAGATGGCCAACACCGCGGACCGCCTGGTGGTGATCGGCCGCGGCAAGCTGATTGCGTCGACGACGGTCGCCGAGTTCGTCTCCGGTTCCGGTGCCGCCGCGGTGCGGGTTCGCAGTCCGCGGCTGGACGCCCTGGCCGAGCTGCTGACCGCCGCGGGAGTCGACGCGAGCCTGGAGCCCGACGGTCTGGCGCTCTCGGTGCGGGGCGCGGCCATCGAGGTCGTCGGAGAACTGGCTGCGCGCAACGCGATCACCCTGCACGAGCTGAGCACGCAGCGCGCCTCGCTGGAAGAGGCCTATCTGAAACTCACCGACGACGACGTCGAATACCGGACGGTGGATCGATGA
- a CDS encoding SGNH/GDSL hydrolase family protein: MTGRYVALGSSMAAGPGIKPKARGAPFGSGRSAANYPHLVAQRLGLVLVDVTFSGATTAHVLRDEQRGAPPQVQALDGSEYLVTVTIGGNDVGYVPYLMAAGLPRFASSIPVLGRAVREMLDPANRDAALAEVGASLRAVGQEVRRRAPQARVLFVDYLTLLPPVGSPAAPLSPAEADTGRRIADTLERLTATAAAETGCEVVAAADASRGHHAWSAHPWTTRPGLPLPGRAAPLHPNAAGMRAVADLIVDGIG, translated from the coding sequence GTGACGGGCAGGTACGTCGCGCTCGGATCGTCGATGGCCGCTGGGCCGGGCATCAAGCCCAAGGCGCGCGGCGCGCCGTTCGGGTCCGGTCGCTCCGCGGCGAACTACCCGCACCTGGTCGCCCAGCGTCTGGGGCTTGTGCTCGTCGACGTCACGTTCTCCGGTGCGACGACCGCGCACGTCCTGCGCGACGAGCAGCGCGGCGCGCCACCGCAGGTTCAGGCACTCGACGGCTCCGAGTATCTGGTGACGGTGACGATCGGCGGCAACGACGTCGGCTACGTGCCGTACCTGATGGCGGCGGGCCTGCCGCGTTTCGCGTCGTCGATACCCGTGCTCGGTCGTGCGGTTCGGGAGATGCTCGATCCCGCCAACCGCGACGCGGCGCTCGCCGAGGTCGGCGCGTCGCTGCGTGCCGTCGGCCAGGAGGTGCGCCGGCGCGCGCCCCAGGCTCGGGTGCTGTTCGTCGACTATCTGACGCTGCTGCCTCCGGTCGGCTCGCCGGCTGCGCCGCTGTCACCGGCCGAGGCCGACACCGGACGGCGCATCGCCGACACGCTCGAACGGCTCACTGCAACCGCGGCTGCCGAGACCGGCTGCGAGGTGGTCGCTGCGGCCGACGCCAGCCGCGGCCATCACGCGTGGTCAGCCCATCCATGGACCACCCGGCCCGGCCTGCCGCTGCCCGGACGGGCCGCACCGCTGCACCCCAACGCTGCGGGCATGCGCGCCGTCGCGGACCTGATCGTGGACGGGATCGGCTGA
- the thiG gene encoding thiazole synthase (functions in thiamine (vitamin B1) biosynthesis; in Bacillus subtilis this enzyme catalyzes the formation of thiazole from dehydroxyglycine and 1-deoxy-D-xylulose-5-phosphate and ThiS-thiocarboxylate), which yields METSAAGRSAATGEAKLTIAGRSFGSRLIMGTGGAANLAVLEEALVASGTELTTVAMRRVDAESGTGVLDLLNRLGIVPLPNTAGCRGAAEAVLTARLGREALGTEWVKLEVIADERTLLPDAIELVRAAEELVDDGFVVLPYTNDDPVLARRLEDVGCAAVMPLGSPIGTGLGIANPHHIEMIVDRAGVPVILDAGIGTASDAALAMELGCDAVLLATAVTRASDPPVMAAAMAAAVEAGRLARQAGRIPKRFWAQASSPTGP from the coding sequence AAACTGACCATCGCGGGGCGCAGCTTCGGCTCGCGCCTCATCATGGGCACCGGCGGCGCGGCCAACCTCGCCGTGCTGGAGGAGGCGCTGGTCGCGTCCGGCACCGAGTTGACCACGGTGGCGATGCGCCGGGTCGACGCGGAGAGCGGAACCGGGGTGCTCGACCTGCTGAACCGGCTCGGCATCGTGCCGCTGCCCAACACCGCGGGGTGCCGGGGTGCCGCGGAGGCGGTGCTCACGGCCCGGTTGGGCCGCGAGGCGCTCGGCACGGAGTGGGTCAAGCTCGAGGTGATCGCCGACGAACGCACCCTGCTGCCCGATGCCATCGAATTGGTCCGCGCCGCAGAGGAACTCGTCGACGACGGGTTCGTCGTGCTGCCGTACACGAACGACGACCCGGTGCTCGCGCGTCGCCTCGAGGACGTGGGTTGCGCTGCCGTCATGCCGCTGGGTTCGCCGATCGGCACCGGGCTCGGCATCGCGAACCCACACCACATCGAGATGATCGTCGACCGCGCAGGCGTGCCCGTGATCCTGGACGCGGGCATCGGCACGGCGAGCGACGCAGCGCTGGCCATGGAACTCGGTTGCGACGCCGTGTTGCTGGCCACCGCCGTGACCCGCGCGTCCGACCCGCCGGTGATGGCGGCGGCGATGGCGGCCGCGGTCGAGGCCGGGCGCCTCGCCCGGCAGGCGGGACGCATCCCGAAGCGGTTCTGGGCGCAGGCATCCAGCCCGACCGGCCCGTGA